AATCGAGATGGTGCAATGAAGCGGACGCACTACGCGGCAACCACGGAAGCGTACCGCGGCTGGTGAACTGATTCTGGGCGCTATCCCATACCATACCGGCCAGATGATGCAGATGCTTCGTATCACCGTGCTCATCCTTCGGATCGTGCGCCTCCTCGAGCGCTATCTCATCACCGTAAAAGATGCTGACCGTTCCGGGGAGCGTTAGTTCCATCAATGTCGCAGCCAACGTAGCATTCGGGCTGAGACCAGACGAAAGGCGACGATCCGAGACGCTCCCAAGACTCCAGTGTACCCAGGGATGCTCGAGCGCACCTCGCAGCAGTCGACCATGGATCGAATCCTGCACGATCTTCGCAATACCATCGGTTCCATTGCTTACGTCGAGAAACACATCCACCAGATCGATCTGTGCGAGTACATCGTGCACGGTACGGTCCGGTAGTTGCTCCACCAACCGTTggcccaccatcagcacacgGTCCGGACCGAGCAGATACTTCCATTCCTTCACGTTCTCCACCAGCAGTGGATCATCCGCAAAGTGCTCCAAACCCTTGACGTAAAACCCATCGACACCGGTACGCGTCAACCAGAAGCGAAGCACATCCGAAATTGGGTTCGTCTCTCCGGTGGCCGCTCGGGCGGAACGGGATAAACGCAAGAACTCGCTCGTGGCCACATCACCATCCGTACGGTTCGGTAGATGGTCTACATCGATGGTCGGTGGACTGAGCCGGTCCAAGAACGGATAGATCGGTAAATCGAGCACTAGCGATATGTTGCGCTCGTGCAGCATGGCCGCCAGCTTCTGAATGTCCTCCACGTTGCCCAGCACACTGTCGACGTCCATAAGGGAGGTGACCTCCTGGAAGTGATCCGGATAGTGTTTCGAAGGGAAGATCGAATTCAACCGAACCGCACCGATACCGAGCGTTTTGAAGTACTCCACGCGACCAATCAAACCACGGATATCGCCCagtccatcatcattcgtATCCTGGAAGCTTGCAGGGAAGATCTCGTAGAACACTGAACCCTTGTACCACGCAGCACTGAAAAGAGAACAGCAGAAAGAAGCATTAGCATTGGGAGATTCGAACTGGCATCCCTTAGTCGTACTCACGGTGGATTACAGGACTTCGGCAGGGTAGCAATCATGGCCACAACGATGCCCACCATTGCCACGATCAGCCCCAGAAAACCGAAGAACGTACACTTCCGTATCAGCGGCCAATTCCAGTGCACGAATCCGGGCATATCCTTCGTCACCGCAATACCGAGACTGGCCGCATGATGCATCGCTTCGTCCGCCACCTTCGCGACGTCACTCTTCTTGCGC
The sequence above is a segment of the Anopheles darlingi chromosome 2, idAnoDarlMG_H_01, whole genome shotgun sequence genome. Coding sequences within it:
- the LOC125952836 gene encoding neutral and basic amino acid transport protein rBAT-like; its protein translation is MNHLQISTDPTLLGADLLPESLTTSPSVSTFLPEEDASTCLLLPETPSPPLDFSHPLTPSMGGTATDNHTSVAGDDDQAAETSSSSGSSGIGMVGTVGAGAGNLFSHNTYQHLRKKSDVAKVADEAMHHAASLGIAVTKDMPGFVHWNWPLIRKCTFFGFLGLIVAMVGIVVAMIATLPKSCNPPAAWYKGSVFYEIFPASFQDTNDDGLGDIRGLIGRVEYFKTLGIGAVRLNSIFPSKHYPDHFQEVTSLMDVDSVLGNVEDIQKLAAMLHERNISLVLDLPIYPFLDRLSPPTIDVDHLPNRTDGDVATSEFLRLSRSARAATGETNPISDVLRFWLTRTGVDGFYVKGLEHFADDPLLVENVKEWKYLLGPDRVLMVGQRLVEQLPDRTVHDVLAQIDLVDVFLDVSNGTDGIAKIVQDSIHGRLLRGALEHPWVHWSLGSVSDRRLSSGLSPNATLAATLMELTLPGTVSIFYGDEIALEEAHDPKDEHGDTKHLHHLAGMVWDSAQNQFTSRGTLPWLPRSASASLHHLDYVIEAIALRKRSPSIYLNAVVKEDKVLPNADIKSNQNDILIVQRWYPRRNSFAAIANLGQKRISLDLTAMFYSGEIIAGSAALKHERVYFDRFEISPLETIIVKLHK